One window from the genome of Paraneptunicella aestuarii encodes:
- a CDS encoding Ig-like domain-containing protein has product MMKKYFWKIAPLFVGGLVSHSNVALADTFPSFNYNYSTGQKTITGSAVDPDYPSTAVRLTFWIGGVGTTVYASGGNFTYTIPSQFYDGNSHAVDIYVMNIKDDGTSPGTADNRTKYSTSIKVTPNRAPVANNDSHSANEDGSRTVNVLGNDSDPDGDSIYVSSVGSPSHGSAVKSGSNVLYTPSSNYCGSDSFSYTISDGKGLTDSATVSMTVTCVNDAPIAKNDSHSVNEDGSRTVNVLGNDSDPDGDSIYVSSVGSPSHGSAVKSGSNVVYTPSSNYCGSDSFSYTISDGKGLTDSATVSMTVTCINDAPVITGQKPLSVNEDSSITLSASNFYISDPDSSSFTLAVHPGSNYSVSGTTVTPSANYSGSLSVPVSISDGQYSDDYTASITVNAMNDKPVGSVDTYDGINKKGKITGWCKDEVVNRVSIWHDANANGSINTADGDTHLGYLYCNQSRSDGYSGYGFEFTIPTSFKGGASETYFITAMDYDLNGSQVPAPGNYTLIGTPTIDYAFESPNISDIVFNPQSPSTITVGNTINVAVSINDPDNQYQNARILVNGSQIATGLSASWSPDVSGAYSITAEITSINGQIADTETRSYTVTVEAPVNNSPTGQVNTYANDGLITGTCSDDAIHKVRIWLDANKDSQINVADGDKSLGDASCDQNNGGYFSFSIPAEYHGSEQNYRVIVLDYDAESNLVAGSYTDLGYHLINVTITNAIPTVDILSPIGTISHLLATPLTLQATSSDTDGSIVKVEFYIDDVKVSIDEDSVDGVYTGQWSTPPLGNHILKAVAYDDDGDFAQDTEAFNISNALPEISIVSGYYPNTNAIVQLNPTDKLVIAASDDGYVNSVNVTNTVTGENSTATLVGSYWEVELSNLASSPGLYSLNVTATDDLGATNTLTINEKFNVCTGNGRPSPLNPKEFGAGFSSTDTDAFQAMLACADSTNAVTLVFEANKQYKLNQPFEITFPNITIQGNYAELIQSELFVKSGKSLSDYQTDSGDLFSDIVDIAPLLKFTNNQSVNISNLNGTFAPSERADEWWSLWLSQDFSGGSEDESKAKRNDAFVYLYNVKAITLDSINANKFVKGIYIDKTHQYSISNIEFTGIMDELDKFIGLTKHYVIHEKDVYAPLDYVMQSKIPTSLSDPVKAKEQAAYDQCVNDYPETHNENCKDKKAELDKVKLPFNYEGSAVHKQLEELTNRERWANFRYMDTIDGITTLENRICPVYGREFVTKDKSKTYHFYRCRTGGNYNVAVYIVGINQACSENGCRIVDNIKTKHSGAAIVTGGTQQDIQVKNVTCGKEVIDPDNQIVHWDNCVYLSSSYNSYVENTTAYNLLGAVVKVRGAKGVVNGVHGNNVRLSVVMESTTSPTECKHNNSNTCGNIDEAEIKNIDATDNRVGLVLLQKNQGDGELVSLTIDPDFSATKIGDSSHSLVTNQYYDVKVTDCKNAASEQTFTLTNNIGLVVNNDQTKEKTCVWNK; this is encoded by the coding sequence ATGATGAAAAAGTATTTCTGGAAGATAGCCCCCCTTTTTGTCGGAGGCTTAGTAAGTCATTCAAATGTCGCATTAGCCGACACATTCCCAAGCTTCAACTATAACTATTCAACAGGTCAAAAAACAATCACAGGTAGCGCAGTAGATCCTGACTATCCGTCAACCGCCGTGAGGCTCACTTTTTGGATAGGGGGTGTAGGCACAACAGTCTATGCCAGCGGTGGAAATTTTACTTATACCATACCGTCACAATTCTATGACGGAAACTCGCACGCTGTTGACATCTATGTGATGAACATCAAAGACGATGGTACATCTCCTGGTACAGCTGACAATAGAACCAAATACTCTACCAGTATAAAAGTCACTCCGAACAGAGCACCTGTGGCAAATAATGATTCTCACAGTGCTAATGAAGATGGTTCCAGAACCGTAAATGTATTGGGTAACGACTCTGATCCTGATGGTGATTCCATATACGTTTCCAGCGTAGGTTCACCTTCTCATGGTTCAGCAGTAAAAAGTGGCAGCAATGTTCTTTATACGCCAAGCAGTAATTATTGCGGTAGTGACAGCTTTAGTTACACCATCTCTGATGGCAAAGGGCTAACGGATAGCGCGACCGTCAGTATGACAGTTACATGTGTTAATGATGCTCCAATAGCTAAAAATGACTCACATAGCGTAAATGAAGATGGTTCCAGAACCGTAAATGTATTGGGTAACGACTCTGATCCTGATGGTGATTCCATATACGTTTCCAGCGTGGGTTCACCTTCTCATGGTTCAGCAGTAAAAAGTGGCAGCAATGTTGTTTATACGCCAAGCAGTAATTATTGCGGTAGTGACAGCTTTAGTTACACCATCTCTGATGGCAAAGGGTTAACAGATAGCGCGACCGTCAGTATGACAGTTACCTGCATTAACGATGCACCTGTTATAACGGGTCAGAAACCATTATCAGTTAATGAAGACTCCAGCATTACACTTTCTGCGAGCAATTTTTACATCTCCGACCCTGACAGCAGTAGTTTCACGCTCGCTGTTCATCCGGGCTCAAATTATAGTGTTTCGGGTACCACAGTTACTCCAAGTGCAAACTACTCAGGCTCACTGAGTGTTCCAGTTTCAATTTCAGATGGTCAATATAGCGATGACTACACAGCTTCGATTACCGTTAATGCAATGAACGACAAGCCTGTTGGTTCTGTGGATACATATGACGGAATCAATAAAAAAGGAAAAATCACAGGATGGTGTAAAGACGAAGTCGTGAACAGAGTATCGATTTGGCATGACGCAAATGCCAATGGAAGTATTAACACCGCCGATGGTGACACGCATTTAGGCTATTTATACTGTAATCAATCACGTTCAGATGGTTACTCAGGATACGGATTCGAATTTACTATCCCTACCTCATTTAAAGGTGGCGCAAGTGAAACCTATTTCATAACCGCTATGGACTATGATTTAAATGGAAGCCAAGTCCCAGCCCCAGGAAATTACACCTTAATTGGCACTCCAACCATTGATTACGCATTTGAATCACCAAATATTTCAGACATCGTTTTTAATCCACAGAGTCCATCAACAATCACTGTTGGAAACACTATCAATGTTGCAGTCAGTATAAACGACCCGGATAATCAATATCAAAATGCACGTATACTGGTAAATGGTAGTCAAATAGCTACAGGGCTGTCAGCAAGCTGGTCTCCTGACGTCAGCGGAGCCTATTCCATTACAGCAGAGATTACGAGCATAAATGGACAAATCGCAGATACAGAAACTCGCTCCTATACTGTTACCGTTGAAGCTCCTGTAAACAACTCACCAACAGGTCAAGTTAACACATACGCAAATGACGGATTAATAACAGGTACTTGTTCTGATGACGCCATCCATAAAGTACGTATATGGCTAGATGCAAACAAAGACAGTCAAATTAACGTAGCAGATGGAGACAAATCATTAGGTGATGCGTCTTGCGATCAAAATAATGGAGGTTACTTTTCATTCAGCATTCCAGCTGAATACCATGGCTCTGAACAAAACTATCGGGTTATCGTTTTGGATTATGATGCTGAAAGCAATCTTGTTGCTGGCAGCTATACCGATTTGGGTTATCACCTGATTAACGTCACCATTACGAATGCAATTCCTACTGTTGATATCCTTAGTCCGATTGGCACGATATCGCATTTGCTAGCAACCCCTTTAACTCTGCAAGCAACTTCATCTGATACTGATGGCTCGATCGTTAAAGTCGAGTTTTATATTGATGATGTGAAAGTCAGTATAGATGAAGATAGTGTTGACGGTGTGTATACAGGGCAATGGTCTACGCCGCCCCTCGGGAACCATATATTGAAAGCTGTAGCTTATGATGATGATGGAGACTTCGCACAAGATACGGAAGCTTTCAATATTAGTAATGCTCTCCCTGAAATTTCCATCGTGTCAGGATATTACCCAAACACAAACGCTATTGTTCAGCTCAACCCGACAGACAAATTGGTTATTGCAGCTTCTGACGACGGTTACGTAAACTCCGTTAATGTTACAAACACTGTTACTGGGGAGAACTCAACGGCAACCCTCGTTGGTAGCTATTGGGAAGTTGAGTTATCTAATCTGGCATCAAGCCCAGGACTTTACTCACTTAACGTTACGGCAACAGATGATTTAGGCGCAACAAACACTTTGACCATTAATGAAAAGTTCAATGTTTGTACAGGAAATGGTAGACCAAGCCCTCTGAACCCGAAAGAATTTGGAGCAGGCTTCAGTAGTACCGATACCGACGCTTTTCAGGCAATGCTGGCTTGTGCCGACTCAACAAATGCCGTTACCTTGGTTTTTGAAGCAAATAAGCAATATAAACTGAACCAACCGTTCGAGATTACCTTCCCGAACATTACCATTCAAGGAAACTATGCTGAGTTGATTCAGAGTGAATTGTTTGTAAAATCCGGGAAATCGTTATCAGACTATCAAACCGATTCTGGTGACTTATTCTCTGACATCGTTGACATAGCACCATTGTTGAAATTCACTAACAACCAATCAGTCAATATTTCCAATCTGAATGGAACATTTGCTCCATCAGAGCGTGCGGACGAGTGGTGGTCATTGTGGTTATCACAAGATTTTAGTGGTGGCTCAGAAGATGAATCTAAAGCAAAAAGAAATGATGCTTTTGTTTATCTGTACAACGTTAAAGCAATTACTTTAGATTCAATTAATGCAAATAAATTTGTAAAAGGTATATACATAGATAAAACGCATCAATACTCTATCTCAAACATAGAATTCACCGGAATTATGGATGAGTTAGATAAGTTTATAGGTTTAACCAAACACTATGTAATACATGAAAAGGATGTTTATGCCCCTCTTGACTATGTGATGCAATCTAAAATACCAACATCACTTTCAGATCCTGTTAAAGCTAAGGAGCAAGCAGCGTACGACCAATGTGTAAATGATTACCCAGAAACTCACAATGAAAATTGTAAAGATAAGAAAGCTGAGTTAGATAAGGTTAAATTGCCATTTAATTACGAAGGCTCCGCTGTTCATAAGCAACTTGAAGAACTCACAAATAGAGAGCGATGGGCTAATTTCAGATATATGGATACGATAGACGGCATAACCACACTAGAGAATAGAATATGCCCTGTATACGGCAGAGAATTCGTTACAAAAGATAAAAGTAAAACATATCACTTTTACAGATGCCGAACAGGAGGTAATTATAATGTTGCAGTGTATATTGTAGGTATAAACCAAGCTTGTTCAGAGAATGGGTGTCGAATTGTAGACAATATTAAAACAAAACATTCTGGAGCGGCTATCGTCACTGGCGGTACTCAGCAAGATATACAGGTTAAGAATGTTACATGTGGTAAAGAAGTTATAGACCCAGACAATCAAATAGTACACTGGGACAACTGCGTATACTTATCCAGCTCTTATAACAGTTATGTTGAAAATACAACAGCATACAATCTGTTAGGGGCCGTTGTAAAAGTAAGAGGTGCAAAAGGAGTTGTAAACGGAGTACATGGAAACAATGTCAGACTTTCGGTAGTCATGGAATCAACAACCAGCCCAACCGAGTGTAAACATAACAATAGCAATACTTGTGGGAACATTGATGAGGCCGAAATTAAAAATATTGACGCAACAGATAATAGAGTTGGATTAGTATTGCTGCAAAAAAATCAGGGTGATGGTGAACTAGTCAGCCTTACCATCGATCCAGACTTCTCCGCAACAAAAATCGGGGATTCGTCACACTCACTAGTCACAAATCAGTATTACGACGTTAAAGTTACAGACTGCAAAAATGCAGCTTCAGAACAAACGTTCACGCTTACCAATAATATCGGCTTAGTAGTGAATAATGATCAAACGAAAGAGAAGACATGCGTTTGGAATAAGTAA
- a CDS encoding HAD family hydrolase, producing the protein MKPNIQGVIFDLDDTLLTANIDFAAIREAIGCEPGKDILAYAASLDSTKSQWAYEIIREYELHDAKDAQWIPGAKDMLDALHAANIPTAIVTRNSQEAVQIKLSNNQVNIDRVITREHAPPKPDPTALLLLAQEWQLNPKNVAYVGDFLYDILAANNANMHACLYLKRGWVDYAEKADFTFEDYTELQRYVLG; encoded by the coding sequence ATGAAGCCCAATATCCAAGGCGTAATTTTCGACCTGGACGACACCTTACTGACTGCCAATATTGATTTTGCCGCTATTCGTGAAGCAATTGGATGTGAACCTGGTAAAGATATTCTTGCCTATGCTGCCAGTCTGGATAGCACTAAATCTCAGTGGGCTTATGAAATAATCCGTGAATATGAATTGCACGATGCTAAAGACGCACAATGGATACCAGGCGCGAAAGACATGCTCGACGCACTCCATGCCGCCAACATTCCCACAGCCATCGTGACCAGAAACAGTCAGGAAGCGGTACAAATAAAACTGAGCAACAATCAGGTCAACATCGATCGTGTGATTACACGAGAACACGCTCCCCCCAAACCCGATCCAACGGCACTATTACTACTTGCACAAGAATGGCAATTGAATCCCAAAAATGTGGCTTACGTGGGTGATTTTCTTTATGACATCCTTGCAGCAAACAATGCCAATATGCACGCTTGCCTGTACCTGAAAAGAGGCTGGGTAGATTACGCCGAAAAAGCAGATTTCACGTTTGAAGATTATACGGAACTGCAGCGATATGTATTGGGGTAA
- a CDS encoding polyphosphate kinase 2 family protein, which translates to MYQPSKIKLLKHPPKLSDVDFEPAYIEDKKTYEKQLKELQHEMLRIQQAYFHQNQRAIVVFEGWDASGKGGAIRRLTEKLDPRGYKVYPIGAPTADEQGRHYLYRFQSRLPLPGNLCIFDRSYYGRVLVERVEGLATEQEWQRAYQEINEFERMLIDDGVHIIKLFLHIDKEEQLHRFDERLHNPVKRWKLTEEDIRNHLRWDDYEDAIEMMLQQTSTEAAPWQIIPAKKKWFARVNILETIVKRLSKGIDLTPPPLDDGLIKAAEKHLGITPKE; encoded by the coding sequence ATGTACCAACCGTCTAAAATTAAATTACTGAAACATCCTCCAAAGCTTTCTGATGTTGATTTTGAACCTGCATATATCGAAGATAAAAAGACATATGAAAAGCAGCTTAAGGAATTGCAGCACGAAATGTTGCGAATACAACAAGCCTATTTTCATCAAAATCAACGTGCAATCGTGGTGTTTGAAGGCTGGGATGCGTCAGGTAAAGGGGGCGCTATCAGGCGTTTAACTGAGAAACTGGATCCCAGAGGGTATAAGGTTTATCCCATTGGTGCTCCTACGGCTGATGAACAGGGAAGGCATTATTTATATCGTTTTCAATCACGTTTACCACTGCCTGGAAACCTTTGTATTTTTGATCGTTCGTACTACGGTCGAGTCTTGGTTGAGCGAGTGGAAGGCTTGGCAACTGAGCAGGAATGGCAACGAGCCTATCAGGAAATTAACGAATTTGAACGTATGCTTATTGATGATGGGGTGCACATCATCAAGCTGTTTTTGCATATTGATAAGGAAGAACAACTCCATCGTTTTGATGAGAGGTTGCACAACCCTGTCAAACGCTGGAAGCTAACTGAAGAAGATATACGAAACCACCTTCGTTGGGATGACTACGAAGATGCTATCGAAATGATGCTGCAACAAACCTCTACCGAAGCTGCTCCTTGGCAGATCATTCCAGCTAAAAAGAAATGGTTCGCCAGAGTGAATATTTTGGAAACGATTGTGAAACGACTTTCTAAAGGTATTGATCTTACACCACCACCTTTAGATGATGGTTTAATCAAGGCTGCTGAGAAACATTTGGGGATTACGCCGAAAGAGTAA
- a CDS encoding ssDNA-binding protein → MSDFIMIKNVRVSFPHLFRRPINNGEEGRCGATLMLDPVGNKAAIELLENQIAELIQTRFKGAEVSSDKICIRDGEQKSRPEYKGYKVLSANCKEKPLVISTDGKGVILNEAESPIYAGCYVNAKIRLWTQSNHYGKRINAELVAIQFAQHGEPLDGTYVSVADAMDGFADLNGGKSKNLAA, encoded by the coding sequence ATGTCTGATTTCATCATGATAAAAAATGTACGAGTGTCTTTTCCCCATCTTTTTCGTCGACCTATTAATAATGGCGAAGAAGGCAGATGTGGTGCGACATTAATGCTTGATCCTGTTGGTAATAAAGCCGCAATTGAACTTCTGGAGAACCAAATTGCTGAGCTTATTCAAACAAGATTTAAGGGGGCGGAAGTTTCCAGTGACAAGATCTGTATTCGTGATGGTGAGCAAAAGTCACGTCCTGAATACAAGGGTTACAAAGTGTTATCTGCGAATTGTAAAGAAAAGCCATTAGTGATCAGTACCGATGGTAAAGGAGTTATTCTGAACGAAGCTGAAAGCCCTATTTATGCTGGTTGTTATGTTAACGCCAAAATTCGCCTATGGACTCAAAGTAATCACTATGGCAAGCGCATAAACGCTGAACTTGTCGCTATTCAATTTGCACAGCATGGAGAGCCTTTGGATGGTACTTATGTCAGTGTTGCAGATGCGATGGATGGGTTTGCCGACTTGAATGGCGGAAAAAGCAAAAACCTGGCAGCCTAA
- a CDS encoding baseplate assembly protein, with translation MNNAINLSQLPSPDVIESLDYEAILEGMLADLRSRAPEFTATVESDPAYKILEVAAYRELLLRQRINDAARSVMLAYAKGSDLDNLAALFGVTRQITQAGDPNASPPVPDTYEDDERLRKRLPLSLEGFSTAGPSGAYRFHALNSSGEVKDVSIISPTASQVTVTVLANTGDGTPSAELLTTVDEHLNSDDIRPLTDQVTVQSATIVPYQVDATLTFYSGPDRGVTMATALKKVEEYVSNQHRLGYDINLSGLYAALHQPGVHKVTLTSPVSDIVITPEQAAYCTLLTLQDGGLDE, from the coding sequence ATGAATAACGCAATTAATTTATCTCAGCTACCTTCTCCAGATGTTATCGAATCGTTGGATTACGAAGCCATTCTGGAGGGGATGCTGGCAGACTTACGTAGCCGAGCACCTGAATTCACAGCTACAGTGGAATCTGATCCGGCTTATAAAATATTAGAAGTAGCGGCGTATCGCGAACTCTTGCTGCGCCAACGCATCAACGATGCCGCACGCTCTGTCATGCTTGCTTACGCTAAAGGTTCTGATTTAGATAATCTGGCAGCCTTGTTTGGCGTAACACGACAAATCACCCAAGCAGGGGATCCAAATGCTTCACCACCAGTACCAGACACCTATGAAGATGATGAAAGATTGCGCAAACGCTTACCGTTATCTTTAGAAGGATTCAGCACAGCCGGGCCTTCAGGCGCATATCGATTCCATGCATTGAATTCATCTGGCGAAGTTAAGGATGTTTCCATTATTAGCCCAACTGCAAGCCAGGTCACTGTCACTGTATTGGCTAATACTGGAGATGGCACACCTTCGGCGGAACTACTTACTACTGTAGATGAACATCTGAACAGTGATGATATTCGCCCTCTTACTGATCAAGTCACCGTTCAGTCGGCAACCATTGTCCCTTACCAGGTGGATGCCACTCTTACTTTCTATTCAGGGCCTGATCGTGGAGTCACTATGGCTACAGCCCTTAAGAAAGTAGAGGAATATGTCTCGAATCAACATCGGCTAGGCTACGATATCAACTTATCCGGTTTATATGCTGCACTACACCAACCAGGCGTGCATAAAGTGACCTTGACCAGTCCGGTAAGTGACATTGTCATTACGCCAGAACAAGCGGCCTATTGCACCTTGTTAACGTTGCAAGATGGTGGCCTGGATGAGTAG
- a CDS encoding phage holin family protein, producing MPMNDPNNYNVLTYFWMLFIASWGGAVNYISRVKRGVVSKFSFLELMGELVISGFSGVLTFWLCEAMSVEPLFTAACVGIAGHAGGRTVYFLEQIMIKRLEKIAKKFD from the coding sequence ATGCCAATGAATGATCCTAACAATTACAATGTTCTTACTTATTTCTGGATGCTATTTATTGCCTCATGGGGAGGCGCTGTTAACTACATTAGTCGCGTTAAGCGAGGTGTTGTCTCTAAATTTTCGTTTCTTGAGCTAATGGGCGAATTAGTGATTTCCGGATTTTCAGGCGTACTCACCTTCTGGCTTTGCGAAGCCATGAGTGTAGAACCGCTCTTCACTGCAGCTTGCGTCGGTATTGCAGGGCACGCGGGGGGAAGAACCGTGTATTTTCTAGAGCAAATCATGATTAAAAGACTGGAAAAAATCGCTAAAAAGTTCGATTAA
- a CDS encoding Mor transcription activator family protein, with product MSILDEIAEIIGSDAAIKLGQTMGGARIYFPITAKENHPLTIILGQEDAQKLCDYYAGDTLDIPSKRIFRELRDKIIRSDYHSLKLEQGSRANHLALKYGLSRRQVLNITRQAA from the coding sequence ATGTCAATTTTAGATGAAATTGCAGAAATCATTGGTTCTGATGCCGCCATCAAACTCGGTCAAACGATGGGAGGTGCCCGTATTTACTTCCCTATTACGGCTAAGGAAAATCATCCACTGACGATCATTTTAGGTCAGGAGGATGCTCAAAAATTATGTGACTACTATGCAGGAGATACCTTAGATATTCCCAGTAAGCGCATATTTAGAGAGCTAAGAGATAAGATTATTCGTAGCGATTATCACTCTCTGAAACTTGAGCAAGGCAGTAGAGCTAATCATTTAGCGTTAAAATATGGATTGTCTCGACGCCAGGTATTAAACATCACAAGACAGGCAGCTTAA
- a CDS encoding S24 family peptidase: MDISDRIKQRMKALGLKGVDLTKATGVSSGGVSQWVNGITKPNGEKLIALCKVLQCQPDWLLYGEDRTVSYEPNAEWAGAIEPWGNGTALGEDEVELPFYTEVEVSAGMGAHAVRENHGPKLRFAKSTLKRSGVDPSHAACVKVRGTSMEPVLPDGATVGVDTASNTIKDGEMYAIDHDGMLRVKLIYRIPGGGIRLKSFNSEEYPDEKYGWEESRNIRVIGRVFWYSVLR; this comes from the coding sequence ATGGATATTTCAGATCGAATCAAACAACGCATGAAAGCTTTAGGGCTCAAAGGCGTTGATCTTACTAAGGCCACCGGGGTTTCCAGCGGTGGTGTCAGTCAATGGGTGAATGGTATAACCAAACCCAATGGTGAAAAGTTAATCGCACTTTGCAAAGTATTACAGTGCCAGCCTGACTGGTTGTTATATGGTGAAGACAGGACTGTATCTTATGAACCCAATGCTGAATGGGCTGGTGCAATTGAGCCATGGGGTAATGGAACAGCGTTAGGTGAGGATGAAGTGGAGTTGCCTTTCTATACAGAAGTAGAAGTATCGGCAGGAATGGGAGCGCACGCTGTGCGAGAGAATCATGGACCGAAGCTGCGATTTGCTAAATCGACATTGAAAAGAAGTGGCGTTGACCCCTCACATGCCGCATGTGTAAAGGTGAGAGGTACCAGCATGGAACCCGTACTTCCTGATGGTGCTACAGTCGGTGTTGATACCGCAAGTAATACCATTAAGGATGGTGAAATGTACGCAATCGATCATGATGGTATGTTGCGCGTCAAACTTATATATAGAATACCGGGTGGAGGAATTCGACTGAAAAGTTTTAATTCCGAAGAATACCCTGATGAAAAATATGGTTGGGAAGAATCCCGAAATATTCGAGTGATTGGTCGAGTTTTCTGGTACTCGGTCTTAAGATAA
- a CDS encoding GPW/gp25 family protein — MNGMNKETGQLLKGHAHLKQSITDILTTPLGSRVMRRDYGSRLFELVDAPSNEANITEFYAATAEAIEQWEPRLKLLNISVTNAENGHITIDLVGEYLPDGEVIKLEGLVV, encoded by the coding sequence ATGAACGGCATGAATAAAGAAACTGGGCAGCTATTAAAAGGGCACGCCCACCTAAAGCAAAGTATTACCGACATTTTAACCACTCCTCTTGGCAGCCGAGTGATGCGCCGGGACTACGGAAGCCGTCTATTTGAATTGGTAGACGCTCCCAGTAATGAAGCCAACATCACTGAATTCTATGCCGCTACCGCAGAAGCTATAGAGCAATGGGAGCCAAGGTTAAAACTGTTAAATATCAGCGTTACCAACGCTGAAAACGGTCATATCACAATCGATCTGGTAGGCGAGTATTTGCCAGACGGAGAAGTTATCAAACTAGAAGGGCTTGTTGTATGA
- a CDS encoding phage tail protein I — translation MSSSILPPNATTQEQAMELSIAGLSEAKINIKDLWNPETCPPEFLPWLAWAFSIDNWSPDWPEAQKRLAIQDSFKLHQKKGTIGAVKDALSTMSINTEIAEWWETGDQAGTFKVSALVSQQGIDNELIQEIGNAVEANKRLSAHYTLSLTLNSETDTRYLLGSFGASIATVEPYSLRELNSDADFTYITASMGALVATVEAIP, via the coding sequence ATGAGTAGTTCAATCTTACCGCCAAATGCAACGACTCAAGAACAAGCAATGGAATTATCCATTGCTGGCTTGAGTGAAGCCAAAATTAACATCAAGGACTTATGGAACCCTGAAACTTGCCCTCCAGAATTTCTTCCCTGGCTAGCTTGGGCATTCTCCATTGATAATTGGTCACCCGACTGGCCTGAAGCTCAAAAGCGTTTAGCCATTCAGGATAGCTTTAAGCTGCATCAGAAAAAGGGAACCATTGGTGCAGTAAAAGATGCCCTATCAACCATGAGCATCAATACTGAAATTGCCGAATGGTGGGAAACTGGCGATCAAGCAGGAACCTTCAAAGTCTCAGCTTTGGTCAGCCAGCAAGGCATTGATAATGAGCTCATTCAAGAAATTGGCAACGCAGTAGAAGCCAATAAACGCTTGAGCGCACATTACACCCTGTCACTAACGCTCAACAGCGAAACCGACACGCGCTACCTGTTAGGGAGCTTCGGAGCCTCAATTGCAACCGTTGAACCTTACTCATTGCGAGAACTCAATTCCGACGCAGACTTTACCTATATCACAGCATCGATGGGCGCATTAGTCGCTACGGTGGAAGCAATACCATAA
- a CDS encoding phage baseplate assembly protein V, with protein sequence MLSSILQRLAEVERRLANVFVLGTIIETNYDKALVKAKAGNMETGWLPWITSRAGNDVDFWAPEVGEQVLIMSPGGDPEFGVILPALYQNNYPATDNRSTIRRVRFADGADFSYDREAKALKIILPAGATSELVSDGGIQLTGNTTIQGQLHVTDNIKGDKDITDQTRSMQADRDIYNDHDHPHGDPIVGKVNQKQ encoded by the coding sequence ATGTTGAGCAGCATATTACAACGTCTAGCAGAAGTTGAACGCAGACTGGCAAACGTCTTCGTGCTCGGCACTATCATTGAAACCAACTATGACAAAGCCTTGGTAAAAGCCAAAGCTGGAAACATGGAAACCGGCTGGCTTCCCTGGATCACCAGCCGAGCCGGTAATGATGTGGACTTCTGGGCTCCTGAAGTCGGAGAACAAGTGCTCATCATGTCTCCCGGTGGAGATCCGGAATTTGGTGTCATTCTTCCGGCTTTATATCAGAACAATTATCCCGCAACCGACAATCGTTCAACCATTAGAAGAGTGCGCTTCGCAGATGGCGCTGACTTTAGCTATGACCGAGAAGCAAAGGCACTCAAGATCATTCTCCCTGCCGGAGCCACCAGCGAACTGGTTTCCGATGGAGGTATACAACTCACGGGAAATACCACCATTCAAGGGCAACTTCACGTTACGGACAACATCAAAGGTGACAAGGACATCACAGACCAAACTCGTTCAATGCAGGCTGATCGCGACATCTATAACGACCACGATCATCCACATGGAGACCCAATAGTGGGCAAGGTGAATCAGAAACAATGA